One genomic segment of Centroberyx gerrardi isolate f3 chromosome 4, fCenGer3.hap1.cur.20231027, whole genome shotgun sequence includes these proteins:
- the LOC139910316 gene encoding pleckstrin homology domain-containing family A member 5-like isoform X6, protein MSEASNYTGGSDYAAHPSSPAGRPSRPSKKIHNFGKRSNSIRRNPGAPVLKSNWLYKQDSTGMKLWKKRWFVLSDLCLFYYRDEKEEGILGSILLPSFHVSMLSVDDHINRKYAFKATHPNMRTYYFCTDTAKEMESWMKVMTDAALVHSDPVKRLDRLNVEQCGPQEVNHVANHRPSLTQPEIQNNERNREADRERTTTTTGTTAEEERKQWDAERYGFQKDGAERERPLTKINSIKLQPAQAAALTANISSPRTPAETDGPYRSPQVNGAGEQSPADPIGVPPPPTQEPERTLSRTSSMQQLEQWVRTQRGRGQDDDTRSIMSYQTLPRNMPSHRTPFIPHYGDGYRTMPRNSMAQRDSICSMSPSMYDQALGPLPTDKRRSMRDDTMWQLYEWQQRQAYTRQPGLYGNMPSPKTMINLSEHAAPSHSIPPSPSHGSLSMYGGYSPLRSYNMNSARSEVSSPIYRGDMSIDRRHRPHITKYAYPPDRRSMPAGIPVQTITAQSLQGKTLSPEDYREHAYMCRPEEVDIDAKLSRLCEQEKVVGTQEDKLQQLHREKHTLETALLSASQEIEMGSDNPAAMQSVIQQRDVLQSGLLSTCRELSRVTTELERSWSEYDKLEGDVTLAKNNLLEQLEALGSPQTEPPSQQHVHIQKELWRIQDVMEALSKHKAQRNADGTSFYGSKPISNKHKNEGPDYRLYKSEPELTTVAEVDESNGEDRSEHTSERDPSGNKGMSYPVGIVPPRTKSPMPESSSIASYVTLRKGRKPDPRTERPRSAVEQQLCAAESGRPRMSVEEQLERIRRHQQGTLREKKKGLSVLGSQENTPSRSPSFTKENPFRSMQSQMRRRDEVMSSDILELEASLRQQEVVREQETPAEEIARLKEASQTEQFNMDRELSVPEKVLIPERYVESDPEEALSPEQEADKQRKVDRIKALIAKNSMQTVLPSMALSPEEEAEEEATVQEKEKMINISYELAAEASKRSKLVAVKSLSSSSPPHPQSPNTPPQLTDGSHFIPGSGLSENLHVKETAVEV, encoded by the exons GACAGTACAGGGATGAAGCTGTGGAAGAAGAGATGGTTTGTGCTGTCCGACCTGTGCCTGTTCTACTACAGAG ATGAAAAAGAGGAGGGGATACTTGGCAGCATCCTCCTACCAAGCTTTCATGTATCCATGCTGTCTGTGGATGATCacataaacagaaaatatgCCTTCAAG GCGACACACCCCAACATGCGGACATACTACTTTTGCACAGACACAGCCAAAGAGATGGAGTCTTGGATGAAAGTAATGACAGATGCCGCACTTGTACACTCAGACCCAGTCAAAAG GTTGGACAGGCTGAATGTGGAGCAGTGCGGCCCGCAGGAGGTCAACCATGTGGCCAACCACAGGCCGTCGCTGACACAACCTGAAATTCAGAACAACGAACGCAACCGTGAGGCGGACCGGGAACGTACCACCACAACCACCGGCaccacagcagaggaggagaggaagcagtgGGACGCCGAGCGCTATGGCTTCCAGAAGGATGGAGCAGAGCGTGAGCGTCCACTCACCAAGATCAACAGCATCAAGCTGCAGCCAGCCCAGGCTGCAGCCCTCACCGCCAACATCAGCTCGCCGCGGACTCCCGCAGAGACGGACGGCCCATACCGCAGCCCCCAGGTCAATGGAGCCGGGGAACAGAGTCCAGCCGACCCGATTGgagtcccccctccccccacccaggAGCCAGAGCGCACCCTGAGTAGGACCAGCTCCATGCAGCAGTTGGAGCAGTGGGTCCGCACACAAAGAGGACGCGGCCAGGATGATGACACCAGGAG CATCATGTCATACCAGACTCTGCCCAGGAACATGCCAAGCCACCGGACACCCTTTATTCCTCACTATGGCGATGGCTACCGCACCATGCCCAGGAATAGCATGGCGCAGCGGGACAGCATCTGTAGCATGTCCCCCTCGATGTACGACCAGGCCCTGGGCCCCTTGCCGACCGACAAACGCCGCTCCATGCGGGACGACACCATGTGGCAGCTGTACGAATGGCAGCAGAGACAGGCCTACACCAGGCAGCCGGGGCTCTACGGCAACATGCCCAGCCCCAAGACCATGATCAACCTGTCGGAGCACGCTGCGCCGAGCCACTCCATCCCCCCCTCGCCCTCCCACGGCTCCCTGTCCATGTACGGCGGCTACTCTCCGCTCCGATCCTACAACATGAACAGCGCCCGCTCTGAGGTATCCTCTCCCATTTACCGCGGGGACATGAGCATTGACAGGCGGCACAGGCCACACATCACCAAG TATGCCTACCCACCTGACAGGAGGTCTATGCCTGCAGGGATCCCTGTCCAGACTATCACTGCCCAGTCTCTACAAGGCAAAACG ttGAGTCCAGAGGACTACAGAGAGCATGCTTACATGTGCAGGCCGGAAGAGGTGGACATTGAT GCCAAACTTAGCAGGTTGTGTGAGCAGGAAAAGGTAGTGGGGACACAGGAGGACAAACTTCAGCAGCTGCACAGAGAGAAG CACACCCTGGAGACGGCACTGCTGTCAGCCAGTCAGGAGATAGAGATGGGCTCTGATAACCCGGCTGCCATGCAGAGTGTCATCCAGCAGAGAGACGTACTGCAGAGTGGCCTGCTCAGCACCTGCAGAGAACTCTCCAGAGTCACcact GAGTTGGAGCGGTCGTGGAGTGAGTATGACAAGCTGGAAGGAGATGTGACTCTGGCCAAGAACAACCTGCTGGAGCAGCTAGAAGCCCTGGGAAGCCCTCAG ACAGAGCCTCCCAGCCAGCAGCATGTTCACATTCAGAAAGAGCTGTGGAGGATCCAGGATGTGATGGAAGCCCTCAGTAAACACAAAGCCCAGAGGAATGCTGATGGTACGAGCTTCTACGGATCCAAACCCATCTCCAACAAGCACAAAAACGAG GGCCCAGACTATAGGCTGTATAAGAGTGAACCAGAGCTCACCACCGTAGCTGAAGTGGATGAGAGCAATGGGGAGGACAGATCTGAACACACATCTGAGAGAGATCCCTCCGGAAACAAAG GGATGTCCTACCCAGTGGGAATCGTCCCGCCCAGGACCAAGTCCCCGATGCCTGAGTCCTCCTCCATAGCTTCATACGTTACCCTTAGGAAGGGCAGGAAGCCTGACCCCAGGACG GAGCGTCCACGCAGTGCGgtggagcagcagctgtgtgCTGCGGAGAGCGGCCGGCCCAGGATGAGCgtggaggagcagctggagaGGATCCGCCGCCACCAGCAGGGGACGctcagggagaagaagaaaggccTCAGTGTCCTGGGCAGCCAGGAGAACACACCCTCCCGCAGCCCCTCGTTCACTAAAGAAAACCCCTTCCGCAGCATGCAG TCCCAAATGAGGCGcagagatgaggtgatgagcaGTGACATCCTGGAGCTGGAGGCCTCTCTGAGGCAGCAGGAGGTGGTGAGGGAGCAGGAGACGCCCGCTGAGGAGATTGCTCGTCTCAAAGAAGCTTCGCAGACAGAACAATTCAACATGGACCGAGAG cTCTCTGTGCCTGAGAAAGTGCTGATTCCTGAGCGTTACGTAGAGTCAGACCCAGAGGAGGCACTGAGTCCTGAGCAGGAGGCTGACAAGCAGAGGAAAGTGGACCGCATCAAAGCCCTCATAGCCAAAAACAG CATGCAGACTGTGCTTCCTAGTATGGCTCTAAGcccagaggaggaggctgaggaggaggctaCGGtacaggagaaggagaagatgaTTAATATCTCCTATGAGCTGGCAGCAGAGGCCTCCAAACGCAGCAAGCTGGTAGCAG TGAAAAGCCTGTCGTCCTCATCCCCACCCCATCCACAATCTCCTAACACACCCCCCCAGCTCACTGACGGGTCtcacttcat
- the LOC139910316 gene encoding pleckstrin homology domain-containing family A member 5-like isoform X5: protein MVVCERTSTVEQCVYHTQRCMATHPNMRTYYFCTDTAKEMESWMKVMTDAALVHSDPVKRLDRLNVEQCGPQEVNHVANHRPSLTQPEIQNNERNREADRERTTTTTGTTAEEERKQWDAERYGFQKDGAERERPLTKINSIKLQPAQAAALTANISSPRTPAETDGPYRSPQVNGAGEQSPADPIGVPPPPTQEPERTLSRTSSMQQLEQWVRTQRGRGQDDDTRSIMSYQTLPRNMPSHRTPFIPHYGDGYRTMPRNSMAQRDSICSMSPSMYDQALGPLPTDKRRSMRDDTMWQLYEWQQRQAYTRQPGLYGNMPSPKTMINLSEHAAPSHSIPPSPSHGSLSMYGGYSPLRSYNMNSARSEVSSPIYRGDMSIDRRHRPHITKYAYPPDRRSMPAGIPVQTITAQSLQGKTLSPEDYREHAYMCRPEEVDIDAKLSRLCEQEKVVGTQEDKLQQLHREKHTLETALLSASQEIEMGSDNPAAMQSVIQQRDVLQSGLLSTCRELSRVTTELERSWSEYDKLEGDVTLAKNNLLEQLEALGSPQTEPPSQQHVHIQKELWRIQDVMEALSKHKAQRNADGTSFYGSKPISNKHKNEGPDYRLYKSEPELTTVAEVDESNGEDRSEHTSERDPSGNKGMSYPVGIVPPRTKSPMPESSSIASYVTLRKGRKPDPRTERPRSAVEQQLCAAESGRPRMSVEEQLERIRRHQQGTLREKKKGLSVLGSQENTPSRSPSFTKENPFRSMQSQMRRRDEVMSSDILELEASLRQQEVVREQETPAEEIARLKEASQTEQFNMDRELSVPEKVLIPERYVESDPEEALSPEQEADKQRKVDRIKALIAKNSMQTVLPSMALSPEEEAEEEATVQEKEKMINISYELAAEASKRSKLVAVKSLSSSSPPHPQSPNTPPQLTDGSHFIPGSGLSENLHVKETAVEV, encoded by the exons ATGGTGGTTTGTGAGAGAACATCGACTGTGGAGCAATGTGTTTACCATACACAGCGTTGCATG GCGACACACCCCAACATGCGGACATACTACTTTTGCACAGACACAGCCAAAGAGATGGAGTCTTGGATGAAAGTAATGACAGATGCCGCACTTGTACACTCAGACCCAGTCAAAAG GTTGGACAGGCTGAATGTGGAGCAGTGCGGCCCGCAGGAGGTCAACCATGTGGCCAACCACAGGCCGTCGCTGACACAACCTGAAATTCAGAACAACGAACGCAACCGTGAGGCGGACCGGGAACGTACCACCACAACCACCGGCaccacagcagaggaggagaggaagcagtgGGACGCCGAGCGCTATGGCTTCCAGAAGGATGGAGCAGAGCGTGAGCGTCCACTCACCAAGATCAACAGCATCAAGCTGCAGCCAGCCCAGGCTGCAGCCCTCACCGCCAACATCAGCTCGCCGCGGACTCCCGCAGAGACGGACGGCCCATACCGCAGCCCCCAGGTCAATGGAGCCGGGGAACAGAGTCCAGCCGACCCGATTGgagtcccccctccccccacccaggAGCCAGAGCGCACCCTGAGTAGGACCAGCTCCATGCAGCAGTTGGAGCAGTGGGTCCGCACACAAAGAGGACGCGGCCAGGATGATGACACCAGGAG CATCATGTCATACCAGACTCTGCCCAGGAACATGCCAAGCCACCGGACACCCTTTATTCCTCACTATGGCGATGGCTACCGCACCATGCCCAGGAATAGCATGGCGCAGCGGGACAGCATCTGTAGCATGTCCCCCTCGATGTACGACCAGGCCCTGGGCCCCTTGCCGACCGACAAACGCCGCTCCATGCGGGACGACACCATGTGGCAGCTGTACGAATGGCAGCAGAGACAGGCCTACACCAGGCAGCCGGGGCTCTACGGCAACATGCCCAGCCCCAAGACCATGATCAACCTGTCGGAGCACGCTGCGCCGAGCCACTCCATCCCCCCCTCGCCCTCCCACGGCTCCCTGTCCATGTACGGCGGCTACTCTCCGCTCCGATCCTACAACATGAACAGCGCCCGCTCTGAGGTATCCTCTCCCATTTACCGCGGGGACATGAGCATTGACAGGCGGCACAGGCCACACATCACCAAG TATGCCTACCCACCTGACAGGAGGTCTATGCCTGCAGGGATCCCTGTCCAGACTATCACTGCCCAGTCTCTACAAGGCAAAACG ttGAGTCCAGAGGACTACAGAGAGCATGCTTACATGTGCAGGCCGGAAGAGGTGGACATTGAT GCCAAACTTAGCAGGTTGTGTGAGCAGGAAAAGGTAGTGGGGACACAGGAGGACAAACTTCAGCAGCTGCACAGAGAGAAG CACACCCTGGAGACGGCACTGCTGTCAGCCAGTCAGGAGATAGAGATGGGCTCTGATAACCCGGCTGCCATGCAGAGTGTCATCCAGCAGAGAGACGTACTGCAGAGTGGCCTGCTCAGCACCTGCAGAGAACTCTCCAGAGTCACcact GAGTTGGAGCGGTCGTGGAGTGAGTATGACAAGCTGGAAGGAGATGTGACTCTGGCCAAGAACAACCTGCTGGAGCAGCTAGAAGCCCTGGGAAGCCCTCAG ACAGAGCCTCCCAGCCAGCAGCATGTTCACATTCAGAAAGAGCTGTGGAGGATCCAGGATGTGATGGAAGCCCTCAGTAAACACAAAGCCCAGAGGAATGCTGATGGTACGAGCTTCTACGGATCCAAACCCATCTCCAACAAGCACAAAAACGAG GGCCCAGACTATAGGCTGTATAAGAGTGAACCAGAGCTCACCACCGTAGCTGAAGTGGATGAGAGCAATGGGGAGGACAGATCTGAACACACATCTGAGAGAGATCCCTCCGGAAACAAAG GGATGTCCTACCCAGTGGGAATCGTCCCGCCCAGGACCAAGTCCCCGATGCCTGAGTCCTCCTCCATAGCTTCATACGTTACCCTTAGGAAGGGCAGGAAGCCTGACCCCAGGACG GAGCGTCCACGCAGTGCGgtggagcagcagctgtgtgCTGCGGAGAGCGGCCGGCCCAGGATGAGCgtggaggagcagctggagaGGATCCGCCGCCACCAGCAGGGGACGctcagggagaagaagaaaggccTCAGTGTCCTGGGCAGCCAGGAGAACACACCCTCCCGCAGCCCCTCGTTCACTAAAGAAAACCCCTTCCGCAGCATGCAG TCCCAAATGAGGCGcagagatgaggtgatgagcaGTGACATCCTGGAGCTGGAGGCCTCTCTGAGGCAGCAGGAGGTGGTGAGGGAGCAGGAGACGCCCGCTGAGGAGATTGCTCGTCTCAAAGAAGCTTCGCAGACAGAACAATTCAACATGGACCGAGAG cTCTCTGTGCCTGAGAAAGTGCTGATTCCTGAGCGTTACGTAGAGTCAGACCCAGAGGAGGCACTGAGTCCTGAGCAGGAGGCTGACAAGCAGAGGAAAGTGGACCGCATCAAAGCCCTCATAGCCAAAAACAG CATGCAGACTGTGCTTCCTAGTATGGCTCTAAGcccagaggaggaggctgaggaggaggctaCGGtacaggagaaggagaagatgaTTAATATCTCCTATGAGCTGGCAGCAGAGGCCTCCAAACGCAGCAAGCTGGTAGCAG TGAAAAGCCTGTCGTCCTCATCCCCACCCCATCCACAATCTCCTAACACACCCCCCCAGCTCACTGACGGGTCtcacttcat